The Tepidibacter aestuarii genome contains a region encoding:
- a CDS encoding D-alanyl-D-alanine carboxypeptidase family protein, translating to MKKKLSLILTMILIISSFTSFANEDMNLSSKSAILIDANSGTILFEKNSHEKLPPASVTKIMSMLLTMEALSEGRIKLDDKVTISEKASSMGGSQLYLEPGEVKTVDELLKGIAVASANDGCVAMAEHIYGSEEAFVKKMNEKAQELGMKDTHFVNTNGLPVEDHYTSAYDISLMSKELIKYKDIHKYLKIWMDEIIVGKKQKKIGLVNTNKLVRFYKGANGIKTGFTNEAKFCLSASATRDDLTLIAVVLGAPSSKERFNEASSLLNYGFANYETIKIYDQDQVVKKIKLEKADPENIELTCEEPLYYLNKKGDKKDFKEKIVVDENLKFPIKKGQKIGEVQIYKDKKVVMKSNLVSNKDVKKAGYLKMLNKVLNSILN from the coding sequence ATGAAAAAAAAGTTAAGTTTAATTTTAACTATGATACTGATTATATCTTCATTTACTTCATTTGCAAATGAAGATATGAATTTAAGTTCAAAATCTGCTATATTGATAGATGCAAATAGCGGAACAATTCTATTTGAAAAAAATTCCCATGAAAAATTACCTCCAGCTAGTGTGACAAAGATAATGAGTATGCTGCTTACGATGGAAGCTTTGAGTGAGGGAAGAATAAAATTAGATGATAAGGTGACTATAAGTGAAAAAGCATCCAGTATGGGAGGGAGTCAATTATATCTAGAGCCTGGAGAAGTCAAAACGGTTGATGAATTACTCAAAGGTATAGCTGTTGCTTCTGCTAATGATGGATGTGTAGCCATGGCAGAACACATCTATGGAAGTGAAGAAGCATTCGTAAAGAAAATGAATGAAAAAGCACAAGAATTAGGAATGAAGGATACACATTTTGTAAATACTAACGGATTACCTGTAGAAGATCATTACACAAGTGCTTATGACATCTCATTGATGTCAAAAGAGCTTATAAAGTATAAGGACATTCATAAATATTTGAAAATATGGATGGATGAAATTATAGTTGGTAAAAAACAAAAGAAAATAGGTCTTGTAAACACTAATAAGCTTGTAAGATTTTATAAAGGTGCTAACGGCATAAAAACTGGATTCACCAATGAAGCTAAATTTTGCCTATCAGCATCAGCAACTAGAGATGATTTAACATTAATAGCTGTTGTCTTAGGTGCACCTTCATCTAAAGAAAGATTTAATGAAGCATCATCATTGCTAAATTACGGATTTGCTAACTATGAAACTATAAAAATATACGATCAAGATCAAGTGGTAAAGAAAATAAAATTAGAAAAAGCAGACCCTGAGAATATAGAACTTACATGTGAAGAACCACTTTATTATTTAAATAAAAAGGGAGATAAAAAAGATTTTAAAGAAAAAATAGTTGTAGATGAAAATCTAAAATTCCCTATTAAGAAAGGTCAAAAAATAGGAGAAGTTCAAATATATAAAGACAAAAAAGTCGTTATGAAATCAAATTTAGTATCAAATAAAGATGTTAAAAAAGCTGGTTATTTAAAAATGTTAAATAAAGTATTAAACTCAATATTAAATTAA
- a CDS encoding YhcN/YlaJ family sporulation lipoprotein: protein MKKNSKPLIYTAVTVLGLSTFMIGCTNQQARRNPNVNPNVGMVSPNYQTTYPNTANNFRGIPYTGYVGNPNSPNYNPNQFTGYVGTNKVPNYNANQYVGDTRNPNYTYRNNMNIKNAGLNNTIRDKCNNLKGVEDTSVAVNGDTCVVAVDPKTTLNKSLKNQIESICKNSDRNIDKVVITQDNDVYNRLQRLGQDIQAGTPITDLNTELQNIFNRLAPNR from the coding sequence ATGAAAAAAAATTCAAAGCCATTAATTTATACTGCCGTAACAGTACTAGGATTGTCTACGTTTATGATAGGCTGTACTAATCAACAAGCTAGAAGAAATCCAAACGTAAATCCAAATGTAGGAATGGTATCACCTAATTATCAAACAACGTATCCTAATACTGCAAATAACTTTAGAGGAATACCTTATACTGGTTATGTAGGAAATCCAAATTCTCCAAATTATAACCCTAATCAGTTTACTGGGTATGTAGGAACTAATAAGGTTCCAAACTACAATGCTAATCAATATGTAGGAGATACTAGAAATCCAAATTATACCTATCGAAACAATATGAATATAAAAAATGCTGGCTTAAATAACACAATCAGAGATAAATGTAACAATCTAAAAGGAGTTGAAGATACTTCAGTAGCTGTAAACGGAGATACTTGTGTTGTTGCTGTAGATCCAAAAACGACCTTAAATAAGTCATTAAAAAATCAAATAGAATCTATTTGTAAAAATTCAGATAGAAATATAGACAAAGTAGTTATAACTCAAGACAATGATGTATACAATCGTTTACAACGATTAGGACAAGATATACAAGCAGGAACACCTATAACAGATCTTAACACTGAGCTTCAAAATATATTCAACAGATTAGCACCTAATAGATAA
- a CDS encoding site-2 protease family protein — protein sequence MIDFLITLPGILMAISIHEFGHGYVAYILGDDTAKKSGRLSLNPLKHIDPIGFLMLIIAHFGWAKPVPINSNKFKNERIGLFLVSIAGVVCNIILAIICIYVYKYELRYVNMYALNSIILSAISINIGFAVFNLLPIPPLDGSKIILSILPNKLHYYYFKYEHIGSIILVMLMLTDNIGIVANPIYSVIKKLINIIL from the coding sequence ATGATTGATTTTTTAATAACTCTTCCTGGTATATTAATGGCCATATCTATACATGAATTTGGACATGGATATGTAGCATATATATTAGGAGATGACACAGCAAAAAAAAGTGGGAGGCTTTCTTTAAACCCTTTAAAGCATATAGATCCTATAGGATTTTTAATGCTAATTATTGCGCATTTTGGATGGGCAAAACCCGTTCCTATTAATTCTAATAAATTTAAGAATGAAAGGATTGGACTTTTTTTAGTTTCAATAGCAGGAGTTGTATGTAATATAATACTTGCTATAATATGTATATACGTATACAAGTATGAGCTTAGATATGTGAATATGTATGCACTAAATAGTATAATTTTAAGTGCTATAAGTATAAATATTGGATTTGCTGTATTTAATTTATTGCCTATACCTCCTTTAGATGGTTCAAAAATTATATTATCTATTCTTCCAAATAAATTACATTATTATTATTTTAAATACGAGCATATAGGAAGTATTATATTAGTAATGTTAATGCTTACCGATAATATAGGTATAGTGGCAAATCCTATATACAGTGTTATAAAAAAATTAATAAATATTATACTTTAA
- a CDS encoding segregation and condensation protein A: MGYNVALNFYEGPMDLLYDLIVKNKIDIYDISIFEITKQYLDYLDELGKMDLEITSDFIIMACRLLEIKSKYLLYKKNEEEEDPRTELMHQLIEYKNFKNASNYLKDRMYLGEGVFYRKKEEIYIEEKMDLSNLNIDMLIKFLPSVVKEIRKEKTENKLDTIYKKPTISIEEKIYYVKEQVDKKGSLLFKNLIKTSDKEEIIVTFLSVLELIKTKNIVVKQEDYLSDIIVKKVE; the protein is encoded by the coding sequence ATGGGATATAATGTAGCTTTAAATTTTTATGAAGGCCCGATGGATCTTTTATATGATCTAATAGTAAAAAATAAAATAGATATATACGATATATCTATTTTTGAAATAACCAAGCAGTATTTAGATTACTTAGATGAATTGGGGAAAATGGACCTTGAGATAACTAGCGACTTTATAATAATGGCGTGTAGGCTTCTTGAAATTAAATCTAAATACTTGCTTTATAAAAAAAATGAAGAAGAAGAAGATCCTAGAACAGAGCTTATGCATCAGCTTATAGAATATAAAAACTTTAAAAATGCATCGAATTATTTAAAAGATAGAATGTATTTAGGAGAAGGTGTATTTTATAGAAAAAAAGAAGAAATCTATATAGAAGAAAAAATGGATTTATCGAATTTAAATATAGATATGCTTATAAAGTTTTTGCCAAGTGTTGTTAAGGAAATAAGAAAAGAAAAGACGGAAAATAAATTAGATACAATATATAAAAAGCCTACTATTTCAATAGAAGAAAAAATTTATTATGTCAAAGAACAAGTGGATAAAAAAGGAAGCTTACTATTTAAGAATCTAATAAAAACTTCAGATAAGGAAGAAATTATAGTTACTTTTTTATCTGTTCTTGAACTTATAAAAACAAAAAATATAGTAGTAAAACAAGAAGACTACTTATCAGATATAATAGTAAAAAAGGTAGAGTGA
- the scpB gene encoding SMC-Scp complex subunit ScpB produces the protein MDNKRIKNIIESVLFSYSDAITVKEIREIVNEDMSSRDIENILIELQKEYEDQNRGIQIYKVQNKYQMGTNKEYEEYVRKLFEPKRKKSLTQATLETLTIIAYKQPITKVEIEEIRGVKCDKAISTLVEHDFIKEAGRLNKIGKPIIYKTTEEFLKLFGLDKIEDLPPVQEEETQE, from the coding sequence ATGGATAACAAAAGAATAAAAAATATTATAGAATCTGTATTATTCTCATATTCAGATGCTATAACAGTAAAGGAAATAAGAGAGATAGTAAATGAAGATATGAGTTCACGTGATATAGAAAATATATTAATAGAATTACAAAAAGAATATGAAGATCAAAATAGGGGAATACAAATATATAAGGTTCAAAACAAGTATCAAATGGGAACAAACAAAGAGTATGAAGAATATGTACGAAAGTTATTTGAACCTAAAAGGAAAAAAAGTTTAACACAAGCTACTCTTGAAACATTGACAATAATAGCTTATAAACAACCTATAACCAAGGTTGAAATAGAAGAAATACGAGGGGTTAAGTGTGATAAGGCCATATCTACATTGGTTGAACACGATTTTATAAAAGAAGCTGGAAGACTTAATAAAATAGGAAAGCCTATAATATATAAAACCACTGAGGAATTTTTAAAGCTATTTGGGCTAGATAAAATAGAAGATTTACCACCTGTTCAAGAAGAAGAAACACAAGAATAA
- a CDS encoding helix-turn-helix domain-containing protein, which yields MKIGAKINRLRILNQLTQEELAQRCDLTKGFISKIERDLTSPSIATLMDILEALGTDLNAFFNEAVEEKIVYEKNDIYESVNEELKHTIHWLIPNSQKNEMEPILVDIEPGGKTVVDRPHQGEEFGYIVKGSVIIHIGNKKFRIKKGESFYFTPDKEHYIVNNTSKNASILWVSTPPSF from the coding sequence TTGAAAATCGGAGCAAAAATTAATAGATTGAGAATATTAAACCAATTGACCCAAGAGGAATTGGCTCAAAGATGTGACCTTACAAAAGGCTTTATATCTAAAATTGAAAGAGACTTAACCTCTCCATCCATAGCAACCTTAATGGATATCCTGGAAGCCTTAGGAACTGATTTAAATGCATTTTTTAATGAAGCTGTAGAAGAAAAGATCGTTTACGAAAAAAATGATATATACGAATCTGTTAACGAAGAATTAAAACATACAATCCACTGGCTTATTCCAAATTCTCAAAAAAATGAAATGGAGCCTATTTTAGTAGATATAGAACCCGGAGGTAAAACAGTAGTAGACAGACCTCATCAAGGAGAAGAATTCGGTTATATAGTAAAAGGTTCTGTAATAATTCATATAGGCAACAAAAAGTTTAGAATAAAAAAAGGAGAAAGTTTCTACTTTACTCCCGATAAAGAACATTATATTGTAAATAATACAAGCAAAAATGCTTCTATACTATGGGTTTCTACTCCTCCATCTTTCTAA
- the ytfJ gene encoding GerW family sporulation protein — protein MSEQQHPIESLMKTTMENMKEMIDVDTIVGNPVETSNGSVLIPISKVSFGFASGGGEYNKGRVSNEDSSDAYPFAGGTGAGITVQPVAFMVVEKEETKLMYVDQNANMLDNILNKTPKLMENIQSMFSGKGKSNNQSKQQDENKQQNNDSQNNNNQQN, from the coding sequence ATGTCAGAACAACAGCATCCAATAGAGAGTTTAATGAAAACTACTATGGAAAATATGAAAGAGATGATTGATGTAGACACTATAGTTGGAAATCCAGTTGAAACATCAAATGGGTCAGTTTTAATACCTATATCAAAGGTTTCTTTTGGATTTGCATCTGGAGGAGGAGAATACAACAAGGGACGTGTATCAAATGAAGATTCGAGTGATGCATATCCATTTGCAGGAGGTACTGGAGCAGGTATAACTGTTCAACCAGTAGCTTTTATGGTAGTAGAAAAAGAAGAGACAAAACTTATGTATGTGGATCAAAATGCAAATATGCTAGATAATATACTTAATAAAACACCTAAGCTTATGGAGAATATACAAAGCATGTTTTCTGGAAAAGGTAAAAGTAACAATCAATCTAAACAACAAGATGAAAATAAGCAGCAAAATAATGACTCACAAAATAATAATAATCAACAAAATTAA
- a CDS encoding FAD-dependent oxidoreductase, translating into MRKVVVIGGGWAGCAAAISAKKAGADVTLIERTDMLLGLGNVGGIMRNNGRYTATEENILLGGRELFELTDEYSRHKDINFPGHNHASLYNVTLIESAVRNKLIDMEIKIIFKTRVVDAYVEDKTIKYIKLDNDTNITADSFIETTGSTGPMGNCLKYGNGCSMCVLRCPSFGGRVSITKKCGVEDIIGKRKDGTYGAFSGSIKLNKESLSDEIREELNKNGVCIIPLPKEEINEEKLDIKVCQQYALDAFAKNIVLLDTGHAKLMAPFYPLEKLRRIKGFENVKFEDPYSAGIGNSIRYLSIAPRDNNLKVNGLNNLFVAGEKCGLYVGHTEAICTGYLAGHNSVRNMIGIPLLQLPINTVIGDIVSYANEMMNKEGGDKLRFTFAGSIFFERMKERNLYTTNPDILYERISKVGLLNIYDERLI; encoded by the coding sequence ATGAGAAAAGTTGTAGTCATAGGTGGAGGTTGGGCAGGATGTGCGGCTGCTATTAGTGCTAAAAAAGCAGGAGCAGATGTTACTTTAATAGAAAGAACTGACATGTTACTTGGACTTGGAAATGTCGGTGGGATTATGAGAAACAACGGAAGGTATACAGCTACAGAAGAAAATATTCTTCTAGGTGGTAGAGAATTATTCGAACTTACTGATGAATATTCGAGACATAAGGATATTAATTTTCCGGGACATAATCATGCCAGCTTGTACAATGTGACACTTATAGAAAGTGCAGTTAGAAATAAATTGATTGATATGGAAATAAAGATAATTTTTAAAACAAGAGTTGTAGATGCATATGTTGAAGATAAAACTATTAAATATATAAAACTCGACAATGATACTAATATTACGGCAGATTCATTTATAGAGACTACAGGATCAACAGGACCTATGGGAAATTGTTTGAAGTACGGTAATGGTTGTTCTATGTGTGTTTTAAGATGTCCTTCGTTTGGTGGAAGAGTTAGTATTACTAAAAAATGTGGTGTAGAAGATATAATAGGAAAGAGAAAAGACGGAACTTATGGTGCTTTTAGCGGATCTATAAAGCTTAATAAAGAATCTTTAAGCGATGAAATAAGGGAAGAACTAAATAAAAATGGGGTTTGTATAATACCACTTCCTAAAGAAGAAATTAATGAAGAAAAACTAGATATAAAGGTATGTCAGCAGTATGCATTAGATGCATTTGCTAAAAATATAGTACTACTTGATACAGGTCATGCAAAATTGATGGCTCCTTTTTATCCTCTAGAAAAGCTTAGAAGGATAAAAGGGTTTGAAAATGTAAAATTTGAAGATCCATATTCAGCTGGTATAGGTAACTCTATAAGATATTTATCTATTGCTCCAAGAGATAATAACCTAAAGGTTAACGGACTTAATAACTTATTTGTAGCTGGAGAGAAATGTGGCCTTTATGTAGGTCATACGGAAGCTATATGTACCGGCTATTTAGCAGGTCATAATAGTGTTAGAAACATGATAGGTATTCCACTTTTGCAGCTTCCTATAAATACAGTTATTGGAGATATAGTGTCTTATGCAAATGAAATGATGAATAAAGAAGGTGGAGATAAACTTAGATTTACATTTGCAGGATCTATATTTTTTGAAAGAATGAAGGAAAGAAATCTATATACAACGAACCCGGATATATTGTATGAAAGAATTAGCAAGGTAGGGCTTTTGAATATATATGATGAAAGATTAATTTAA
- a CDS encoding S8 family peptidase, with amino-acid sequence MGIDDPIISDQYVDIIVHYGGDLNKLDHYVAYHTAQSYQIVNNDIAILHIKEESEENRIQLLGNLKYSLVPNLYGPYGVTYEEEDLIDYKKHFSEYNGIKKYHDMFGGKDVIIGIIDSGIDYTHPAFIYEDDTSKIISIWDQTIQGNPPDEFEYGTEFTREEINQALKSENPFSIVPTKDKSGHGTFLAGVAAGKKIIEKDVNFIGIAPDSELIVVKLKESKKYLKDFYLIDDSSVTAYQSTDLMMAVKYLTKQAQKHIGKQLVICIGIGSNQGGHDGSSTSEVYLSQVGAKEGNVVVVAAGNEALTQRHYSGEFSKDEQEDEQEKVIEINVGKGVKGFTMNIWNSFPDLMPISIQSPTGEFISQIPFNIKYKQEEKHTLILEETEIYIKYEMFEMLSGNQLYSIRFKNPTDGIWNIILYGDLIVNRKVHSFITRSGWVDSVHFSEPEPNSTITEPSTAKGVLTVGAYKLKDKSLVKSSGRGNTRNENIKPEIVAPGFNVSGPSPNNGFKKMTGTSVSAAITAGVSALLLEWGKKNDMYMNTQTIKNFFIMGAERIDIRKYPDKEWGYGQLNLKGFFDKIVKIIIRD; translated from the coding sequence ATGGGAATAGATGACCCAATTATATCAGATCAATATGTTGATATAATAGTACACTATGGCGGTGATTTAAATAAGTTGGATCATTATGTAGCATATCACACTGCACAATCTTATCAAATCGTAAATAATGATATTGCAATATTGCATATTAAAGAAGAATCAGAAGAAAATAGAATACAATTGCTAGGGAATTTAAAATACTCTCTTGTTCCTAATTTATATGGTCCATATGGTGTTACATATGAAGAAGAAGATCTTATAGATTACAAAAAGCATTTTTCAGAATATAATGGCATTAAAAAATATCATGATATGTTTGGAGGAAAGGATGTTATCATTGGAATTATTGATTCTGGAATCGATTATACGCATCCTGCCTTTATCTATGAAGATGATACTTCCAAAATTATTTCTATTTGGGATCAGACAATTCAGGGAAACCCTCCTGATGAATTTGAATATGGAACAGAGTTTACAAGAGAGGAAATTAATCAAGCCTTAAAATCTGAAAATCCATTTTCAATTGTTCCAACTAAAGATAAATCTGGACATGGAACATTTTTAGCAGGTGTTGCTGCAGGAAAAAAAATAATTGAAAAAGATGTAAATTTTATAGGTATTGCTCCAGATTCAGAACTTATCGTAGTAAAATTAAAAGAATCAAAAAAATATTTAAAGGATTTTTATTTAATTGATGATAGTTCAGTAACTGCTTATCAAAGTACCGATTTGATGATGGCTGTAAAATACTTAACTAAGCAAGCTCAAAAACATATAGGTAAACAATTAGTTATTTGTATTGGAATAGGTAGTAATCAGGGAGGTCATGATGGAAGTAGTACATCTGAAGTATATTTATCTCAGGTCGGTGCTAAAGAAGGAAATGTAGTAGTTGTAGCAGCGGGAAATGAAGCACTAACACAAAGGCACTACTCCGGAGAATTTTCTAAAGATGAACAAGAAGATGAACAAGAAAAAGTAATTGAAATAAATGTGGGTAAAGGCGTAAAAGGATTTACAATGAATATTTGGAATTCTTTCCCAGATCTTATGCCAATATCAATTCAGTCACCAACTGGTGAATTTATTTCTCAAATACCATTTAATATAAAATATAAACAAGAAGAAAAACATACATTGATACTTGAAGAAACTGAAATATATATAAAATATGAAATGTTCGAAATGTTATCTGGTAATCAACTATATTCAATCCGATTCAAAAATCCAACTGATGGGATATGGAACATTATTTTATATGGTGATTTAATTGTTAATAGAAAAGTTCATAGTTTCATTACTAGAAGTGGTTGGGTTGACAGTGTACATTTTTCAGAGCCTGAGCCTAATTCAACTATTACAGAACCATCAACTGCTAAAGGGGTTCTAACTGTTGGAGCATATAAATTAAAAGATAAAAGTTTAGTTAAATCTTCTGGGAGAGGAAATACTAGAAATGAAAATATCAAACCAGAAATCGTAGCACCTGGTTTTAATGTTAGTGGACCATCACCTAATAATGGTTTTAAAAAAATGACAGGAACCAGTGTTTCCGCTGCAATTACTGCAGGTGTTTCAGCGTTATTGCTTGAATGGGGAAAAAAAAATGATATGTATATGAATACTCAAACTATAAAGAACTTTTTTATAATGGGAGCTGAAAGAATAGATATACGAAAATACCCAGATAAGGAATGGGGATATGGACAGTTGAATTTAAAAGGTTTTTTTGATAAAATAGTAAAAATAATAATCAGAGATTAA
- the ltrA gene encoding group II intron reverse transcriptase/maturase, translating into MIYSGNTNKRQKISKESKTVEVELETQGKQNASSGLTALSNSKAKSEMDTENLLERIVSKRNLYEAYKRVKKNKGSHGVDGMRVDELLPFLQENVSSLISNLLNGEYKPQPVRRVEIPKPNGGVRLLGIPTVVDRLIQQAIAQILNEVFDKEFSENSYGFRPKRSAHMALKQAQMYINEGNRYVVDMDLEKFFDTVNHDILMSLLARKVKDKRVLKLIRKYLNSGIMLNGVIVKLEDGTPQGGPLSPLLSNILLDELDKELEKRGHKFCRYADDANIYVKSKRSGIRVLESITKFLEKKLRLKVNVEKSAVSSPMKRKFLGYSFYYCRGSARFRVHNKSYERLKEKIRKITNRNVSMNFNFRLKKLKEITTGWVNYYKLADMGNKLEEIDKWIRRRLRACIWKTWKKTKTRFKNLNKLGIPKHKALEYANTRKGHWRISGSPILNKTITNQRLINHGFKSLSSQYKKIRLS; encoded by the coding sequence TTGATATACTCGGGAAACACGAATAAAAGACAGAAAATCTCAAAAGAGAGCAAGACTGTGGAAGTAGAGTTGGAAACTCAAGGTAAACAGAATGCGTCCAGTGGTTTAACGGCGTTATCAAATTCGAAAGCTAAATCTGAAATGGATACTGAAAATTTACTCGAAAGAATTGTAAGTAAAAGAAATTTATATGAAGCATATAAACGAGTAAAGAAAAATAAGGGGAGTCATGGTGTTGATGGAATGAGAGTGGATGAACTTCTCCCCTTTCTACAAGAAAATGTCTCTTCTTTGATTTCAAATCTGTTGAATGGAGAATATAAACCACAACCCGTTAGGCGAGTAGAAATACCAAAACCAAATGGTGGAGTAAGATTACTTGGAATACCAACAGTAGTAGATCGATTAATTCAACAAGCTATAGCACAAATATTAAATGAAGTATTTGATAAGGAATTTTCAGAAAATAGTTATGGATTTAGACCAAAAAGAAGTGCTCATATGGCACTTAAACAAGCTCAGATGTATATTAATGAAGGCAACAGATATGTCGTAGACATGGATTTAGAGAAGTTCTTTGACACTGTTAATCATGATATATTAATGTCACTTCTAGCACGAAAAGTAAAAGATAAGCGCGTATTAAAATTAATACGAAAGTATCTCAACTCAGGTATTATGTTAAATGGTGTGATTGTGAAATTAGAAGATGGAACACCCCAAGGTGGACCTCTTAGCCCATTATTAAGTAACATATTACTTGATGAACTTGATAAAGAACTAGAAAAAAGGGGACATAAATTTTGTCGCTATGCAGATGATGCAAATATTTACGTTAAAAGTAAAAGAAGTGGAATAAGAGTGCTAGAAAGCATTACAAAATTTCTAGAGAAAAAGTTAAGACTGAAGGTCAATGTTGAGAAAAGTGCAGTGTCGTCTCCTATGAAAAGAAAATTCTTAGGATATAGCTTTTACTACTGTAGAGGTAGTGCTAGGTTTAGGGTTCATAATAAAAGTTATGAACGTCTTAAAGAAAAGATTAGAAAGATTACAAATAGAAATGTGAGTATGAATTTTAATTTTAGACTTAAGAAACTAAAAGAAATTACAACCGGTTGGGTGAACTACTACAAATTAGCAGATATGGGGAATAAACTAGAAGAAATAGATAAGTGGATACGCAGACGCCTTAGAGCCTGTATATGGAAAACGTGGAAGAAAACCAAAACACGATTTAAAAACCTAAACAAACTAGGGATACCAAAACACAAAGCACTGGAATATGCGAATACACGAAAAGGACATTGGAGAATATCTGGAAGTCCAATATTAAATAAAACCATAACTAATCAAAGATTGATTAATCATGGTTTTAAGAGTTTATCTTCACAGTACAAGAAAATCAGATTGTCTTAA
- a CDS encoding HNH endonuclease, whose protein sequence is MTNTWIYSADPNYYDAIRAFKELGQVDWRMKSNVDVNDSVYIYIGYGIQSIAIKTKVVEINPEEFIDDSDYVINSDRMNVDNNADYIRLKMIDYFDQDKENLMTYELMRENGLNGSIRGPIKLNNNKQLKEYIELSEEKMIKNRIKNLEVSDILANNQIMHLFKCSNSSGMRRAHRTNTLSIISDHTKSLYDDRWIDGIFHYTGMGQVGDQSLDYAQNKVLYQSNDTDIKVYLFEVFEEGKYIFEGEVELCDKPYQEDQPDKNNDIRKVWVFPLKRCNENQDVVIKDNSYNKNKDKKEKKAKKLSNKELLEKAKRARKRSGTRNVNTVVYDRDEHVAELAKRRANGICQLCGQKAPFNNKKGEPYLETHHIEWLSRGGEDSIDNTVALCPNCHKRMHILDCKDDIEKLKNL, encoded by the coding sequence ATGACAAATACTTGGATTTATTCAGCAGATCCAAATTATTATGATGCAATAAGGGCATTTAAGGAGTTAGGTCAAGTAGATTGGAGAATGAAGAGTAATGTTGATGTTAATGATAGCGTGTACATATATATTGGATATGGAATTCAAAGCATAGCAATCAAAACTAAAGTTGTAGAGATAAATCCTGAAGAATTTATAGATGATAGTGATTATGTAATCAATTCAGATAGAATGAATGTGGATAATAATGCAGATTATATAAGGTTGAAAATGATTGATTATTTTGATCAAGACAAAGAAAATTTAATGACTTATGAATTAATGAGAGAGAATGGCTTAAACGGATCTATTAGAGGTCCTATTAAATTAAATAATAATAAGCAGTTAAAAGAATATATTGAGCTTTCAGAAGAAAAAATGATTAAAAACAGAATTAAAAATTTAGAAGTGTCAGATATACTTGCAAACAATCAGATAATGCATCTATTTAAATGTAGCAACTCATCAGGAATGAGAAGAGCTCACAGAACTAATACACTATCTATAATTTCTGATCATACCAAATCTTTATATGATGATAGATGGATAGATGGGATATTTCATTATACAGGTATGGGACAGGTTGGCGACCAAAGTTTAGATTATGCTCAGAACAAAGTATTATATCAATCAAATGATACAGACATTAAAGTATATTTATTTGAAGTTTTTGAAGAAGGAAAATATATCTTTGAAGGTGAAGTTGAATTATGTGATAAACCATACCAAGAAGACCAACCGGATAAGAACAATGATATAAGAAAGGTTTGGGTATTCCCTTTAAAAAGATGTAATGAAAACCAAGACGTAGTAATCAAAGATAATTCATATAACAAAAATAAAGACAAGAAAGAAAAAAAAGCTAAAAAATTATCTAACAAAGAACTTTTAGAAAAAGCAAAGAGAGCTAGAAAAAGATCAGGAACCAGGAATGTAAATACGGTTGTATATGACAGAGATGAACATGTAGCAGAGTTAGCTAAAAGAAGAGCTAATGGGATTTGTCAGTTATGTGGCCAAAAGGCTCCTTTTAACAATAAGAAAGGTGAGCCTTATTTAGAAACTCATCATATAGAGTGGTTATCTAGAGGCGGAGAAGATTCTATAGATAATACAGTAGCTTTATGTCCTAACTGTCATAAAAGAATGCATATATTAGATTGCAAAGATGACATTGAAAAGTTGAAAAATCTATAA